One Nocardia iowensis DNA window includes the following coding sequences:
- a CDS encoding 3-oxoacyl-ACP reductase, translating into MTYPPYPTGDALQRLQDRVAVVTGGGSGIGLATVRRFAAEGAKVVVADIDATTGEAAAAEVDGLYVKVDVTDEAQVEALFQTAVDTYGGLDVAFNNAGISPPEDDSILTTGLDAWRRVQEVNLTSVYLCSKYAIGHMLERGKGSVINTASFVAVMGAATSQISYTASKGGVLAMSRELGVQFARNGIRVNALCPGPVNTPLLQELFAKDPERAARRLVHIPTGRFAEPEEIAAAVAFLASDDASFITASQFLVDGGISGAYVTPL; encoded by the coding sequence GTGACCTACCCCCCATACCCGACAGGAGATGCCTTGCAGCGCTTACAAGATCGAGTCGCCGTCGTCACCGGCGGCGGGAGCGGCATCGGCCTAGCCACGGTCCGCCGCTTCGCCGCCGAGGGGGCGAAGGTGGTCGTCGCCGACATCGACGCCACCACCGGTGAGGCAGCGGCCGCCGAGGTCGACGGACTGTACGTCAAGGTCGACGTGACCGACGAGGCGCAGGTCGAAGCCTTGTTCCAAACCGCCGTCGACACCTACGGCGGGCTCGACGTGGCGTTCAACAATGCGGGAATCTCACCGCCGGAAGATGATTCGATCCTCACCACCGGGCTCGACGCCTGGCGTCGGGTCCAGGAGGTCAATCTCACCTCGGTCTACCTGTGCAGCAAGTACGCCATCGGACACATGCTGGAACGCGGCAAGGGTTCGGTCATCAACACCGCTTCCTTCGTTGCCGTCATGGGCGCCGCCACCTCGCAGATCTCCTACACCGCGTCCAAGGGTGGCGTCCTGGCTATGAGCCGCGAACTCGGAGTTCAGTTTGCCCGCAATGGTATTCGCGTTAATGCCCTCTGTCCCGGCCCGGTGAACACGCCGCTGCTGCAAGAACTGTTCGCCAAGGATCCGGAACGCGCCGCCCGCCGCCTGGTGCACATCCCGACCGGGCGCTTCGCCGAACCCGAGGAAATCGCCGCCGCCGTGGCCTTTCTCGCCAGCGACGACGCGTCGTTCATCACGGCATCCCAGTTCCTGGTGGACGGCGGCATATCCGGCGCCTACGTGACGCCGCTGTAG
- a CDS encoding aldehyde dehydrogenase family protein translates to MTTAQVVNPATEQVVTTVELTGEAETDAAIERAQRAAIAWREVAPGDRARLLRRFADAVDADVEHLAQLEVANSGHTIGNARWEAGNVRDVLHYAAGIPERLLGQQIPVAGGVDITFHEPLGVVGVIVPWNFPMPIAAWGFGPALAAGNTVVLKPAELTPLTAVRLAELALEAGLPEHVFQVLPGKGSVVGQRFVTHPAVRKVVFTGSTEVGTEIMAGCARQVKRVTLELGGKSANIVFADADLERAAATAPYGVFDNAGQDCCARSRILVQRSVFDRFLELLEPAVRGVQVGDPAQESTEMGPLISAAHRERVAAFIEPSTKVAFTGKRPDGPGFWYPPTVVLPDSPTDRVLTEEVFGPVVAVLPFEDEADAIRIANDTEYGLSGSIWTNDVGRALRVSRAVEAGNLSVNSHSSVRYWTPFGGFKQSGLGRELGPDAALAFTETKNVFIATQ, encoded by the coding sequence GTGACGACAGCGCAGGTGGTCAACCCGGCGACCGAGCAGGTGGTGACCACGGTCGAGCTCACCGGCGAAGCCGAGACCGACGCCGCGATCGAACGGGCCCAGCGCGCGGCGATCGCCTGGCGCGAGGTGGCGCCGGGCGATCGGGCCCGGCTGCTGCGCCGGTTCGCCGACGCCGTCGACGCGGATGTCGAGCACCTCGCCCAGCTCGAGGTCGCCAACTCCGGTCACACCATCGGCAACGCGCGCTGGGAGGCGGGCAATGTCCGGGATGTGCTGCACTACGCGGCCGGTATCCCGGAAAGGCTGCTCGGCCAGCAGATTCCGGTGGCGGGTGGCGTCGATATCACCTTCCACGAACCGCTCGGCGTGGTCGGTGTGATCGTGCCGTGGAATTTTCCGATGCCGATCGCGGCGTGGGGATTCGGGCCCGCGCTGGCGGCGGGGAACACGGTGGTGCTCAAACCCGCGGAGCTGACACCGCTGACCGCTGTTCGGCTGGCGGAGCTCGCGCTCGAAGCGGGCTTGCCGGAGCACGTATTCCAGGTGCTGCCGGGCAAGGGTTCCGTGGTCGGGCAGCGGTTCGTCACCCATCCCGCGGTCCGCAAGGTGGTGTTCACCGGTTCGACCGAGGTGGGCACCGAGATCATGGCCGGGTGCGCGCGGCAGGTGAAGCGGGTGACGCTTGAGCTCGGCGGTAAGAGCGCGAATATCGTGTTCGCCGACGCCGATCTGGAGCGGGCGGCGGCCACCGCGCCGTACGGTGTGTTCGACAACGCCGGACAGGATTGCTGTGCGCGCTCGCGGATTCTGGTGCAGCGCAGTGTCTTCGATCGGTTCCTCGAACTATTGGAGCCCGCCGTGCGTGGGGTGCAGGTGGGTGATCCGGCGCAGGAGTCCACCGAGATGGGCCCGCTGATCTCGGCCGCGCATCGCGAGCGGGTTGCCGCGTTCATCGAGCCATCGACCAAGGTCGCGTTCACCGGCAAACGACCCGATGGCCCCGGATTCTGGTATCCGCCAACGGTTGTGCTGCCGGACTCGCCTACCGACCGGGTGCTCACCGAGGAGGTGTTCGGCCCGGTGGTCGCGGTGCTTCCGTTCGAGGACGAGGCCGACGCCATCCGGATCGCCAACGACACCGAGTACGGGTTGTCGGGCTCCATCTGGACCAATGACGTCGGTCGGGCGCTGCGGGTTTCCCGCGCCGTCGAGGCCGGGAACCTGTCGGTGAATTCGCACTCGTCCGTGCGGTATTGGACGCCGTTCGGCGGATTCAAGCAGTCCGGGCTCGGTCGCGAACTCGGGCCCGACGCCGCGCTCGCGTTCACCGAAACCAAGAACGTCTTCATCGCCACGCAGTGA
- a CDS encoding gamma-glutamyl-gamma-aminobutyrate hydrolase family protein: MRADGSNDGAPRPLIGLPTYLELARFGSWHIDSAVLPHSYIQMVAEAGGIPVLLPPVGVARPELVARLDGLVLTGGADVAPARYGAPEHSLVYTRPDRDESEFGLFELARAAELPILAVCRGLQVVNVAFGGTLIQHLPDVVGHADHSGTVGGFTVTDVVTVPGSRVAAIAGPAVKANCHHHQAIDVLASALVATAHAADGTIEAAETTDGPFLVGVQWHPEVDAVDRRLISALVVAAEDYRRERTS, from the coding sequence GTGCGCGCTGACGGGTCGAACGACGGTGCGCCCCGCCCCCTGATCGGCCTGCCGACCTATCTGGAACTTGCCCGTTTCGGGTCGTGGCATATCGACAGTGCGGTGTTGCCGCACAGCTACATTCAGATGGTGGCGGAGGCGGGTGGTATTCCGGTGCTGCTACCACCCGTCGGAGTGGCCCGCCCGGAACTGGTGGCGCGGCTCGACGGTCTCGTGCTGACCGGCGGTGCCGACGTGGCACCAGCCCGCTACGGCGCGCCCGAACATTCACTCGTCTACACCAGGCCCGATCGGGACGAGTCGGAGTTCGGGCTGTTCGAGCTGGCGCGGGCGGCAGAGCTGCCGATTCTCGCGGTGTGCCGCGGCCTGCAGGTGGTGAACGTCGCCTTCGGCGGCACGCTGATCCAGCATCTGCCGGATGTGGTCGGGCATGCCGACCATTCCGGCACCGTAGGTGGCTTCACCGTCACCGACGTGGTGACCGTGCCGGGCAGCAGGGTCGCCGCGATCGCCGGGCCGGCGGTGAAAGCCAACTGCCACCATCATCAGGCGATCGACGTGCTCGCCTCGGCATTGGTCGCCACCGCGCACGCGGCGGACGGCACGATCGAGGCGGCGGAAACGACGGACGGCCCGTTTCTGGTCGGCGTGCAATGGCATCCGGAAGTGGATGCGGTCGACCGTCGGTTGATCAGTGCACTGGTCGTGGCGGCCGAAGACTATCGAAGGGAGCGGACTTCGTGA
- a CDS encoding glutamine synthetase family protein — protein MRSGMLSLVRLRELVEAGEIDTVLVAMTDMQGRLQGKRCAARYFLDEVVEHATEACNYLLAVDVEMTPVDGYPMSSWDTGYGDFVLRPDLSTLRLVPWWPGTALVLCDVEKVHPEGEPVGPSPRQVLRAQLDRLAERGLRAFVGTELEFLVFDDSYEAAWSSGYRDLRPANQYNVDYSLLGTARIEPMLRRIRTEMDGAGMYVESAKGECNPGQHEITFRFDEALTTCDNHSIYKTGAKEIAAQEGRSLSFMAKYNEREGNSCHIHISLRGESGEPVFAGDESNGWSPLMRHFVAGQLDCLREFTYLLAPNINSYKRFVPGSFAPTAVAWGRDNRTCALRVVGHGPSLRLENRVPGGDVNPYLAVAATIAAGLHGIEHRLPLEPEFNGNAYRSERPRVPRTLREAAQFFGDSKVARTAFGDDVVEHYRNAAQVELAAFDAAVTDWERIRGFERL, from the coding sequence ATGCGTAGCGGGATGTTGAGTCTGGTGCGGTTGCGGGAGCTGGTCGAGGCTGGGGAGATCGACACGGTGCTGGTCGCGATGACCGACATGCAGGGTCGGTTGCAGGGAAAGCGTTGCGCGGCACGGTACTTCCTGGACGAGGTGGTCGAGCACGCGACCGAGGCCTGCAACTACCTGCTCGCCGTCGACGTGGAGATGACGCCGGTCGACGGGTATCCGATGTCGTCGTGGGACACCGGGTACGGCGACTTCGTGCTACGGCCCGACCTGAGCACCCTGCGGCTGGTGCCCTGGTGGCCTGGCACCGCGCTGGTGCTGTGCGACGTCGAGAAGGTGCACCCGGAGGGGGAGCCCGTCGGGCCCTCGCCGCGGCAGGTGCTGCGTGCGCAACTGGACCGGCTGGCCGAGCGCGGGCTGCGCGCCTTCGTCGGGACGGAACTCGAATTCCTGGTCTTCGATGACAGTTACGAGGCGGCGTGGTCGTCGGGCTATCGCGATCTGCGGCCGGCCAACCAGTACAACGTCGACTACTCGCTGCTCGGCACCGCGCGCATCGAGCCGATGCTGCGCCGCATCCGCACCGAAATGGACGGCGCGGGCATGTATGTCGAGTCGGCCAAGGGGGAGTGCAATCCCGGCCAGCACGAGATCACCTTCCGCTTCGACGAGGCGCTGACCACCTGCGACAACCACAGCATCTACAAGACCGGCGCGAAGGAAATCGCCGCCCAGGAGGGCCGCAGCCTCTCCTTCATGGCGAAATACAATGAGCGCGAGGGCAACTCGTGCCACATCCACATCAGCCTGCGCGGTGAATCCGGCGAGCCGGTGTTCGCGGGTGACGAGTCGAACGGATGGTCGCCGCTCATGCGGCATTTCGTCGCGGGCCAGCTGGACTGCCTACGCGAGTTCACCTACCTGCTGGCGCCGAACATCAACTCCTACAAGCGATTCGTGCCGGGCAGTTTCGCGCCGACCGCGGTCGCCTGGGGACGCGACAACCGCACCTGTGCGCTGCGGGTGGTCGGGCACGGGCCGTCGCTGCGGCTGGAGAACCGGGTGCCCGGCGGCGACGTGAACCCTTACCTCGCCGTGGCTGCCACCATCGCCGCCGGGCTGCACGGCATCGAGCATCGGCTGCCGTTGGAGCCGGAGTTCAACGGCAACGCCTATCGATCGGAACGGCCGCGGGTCCCGCGCACGCTGCGCGAGGCCGCGCAGTTCTTCGGGGACAGCAAGGTGGCACGGACCGCGTTCGGTGATGATGTAGTGGAGCACTACCGCAACGCGGCACAGGTCGAACTGGCGGCCTTCGACGCCGCCGTCACCGACTGGGAGCGAATTCGTGGATTCGAACGACTCTGA
- a CDS encoding ABC transporter substrate-binding protein, whose translation MESRYWFWIIPKPDRSFPRPWTDWVRLGLVLTLLVAAGAGFVFREPLHRAFSCNESWIPNGDAWRAGERCVGLSEGPYPFDVAAFNQVMGVIDRQNRSAADECPGTPATVGVLLTMTDELAGSRAVHELEGMAAGQRRANGTGCLHPMKLVVGQLGDYNSNGDPVGVARKLAGRDDVVAVAGIGLSHQSTAEVAEVLAAAKIPMVADVVTAEGFDQDGSLVDNPEFRSCDKDISYPRGIARDYFYRVAFRVAVQVKAIGAVVTTRPDFIMVPIGGSDPYTCTTLPFLQRQYGGNLLEVKFDTTEPSTVPQTAKRVCATAKDVTIAYIARGRDLGRLLYALDEAYANGQCAATSVTVVSTSDGNRLRTVESDPALEDLRTKALGSETFKDGRVRMLFTLVAGADGPQSINPHWTVFEQAYKDAGFDLEHVGDGWAVNAYDAVTTIDTALRSLPATMPVQRSQVNATISGFSAPDAAVPGAGGPIIFDNSGNRTGAGPQVVRLCPVSTSVDRPPYVPTVEARPGESVPQCVR comes from the coding sequence GTGGAATCGCGATATTGGTTTTGGATCATCCCGAAGCCCGACCGGTCGTTCCCGCGCCCATGGACCGACTGGGTGCGGTTGGGGTTGGTGCTCACGCTGCTGGTGGCCGCGGGTGCCGGGTTCGTCTTCCGCGAGCCGCTGCACCGTGCGTTCAGTTGCAACGAGAGCTGGATCCCGAACGGCGACGCCTGGCGGGCCGGTGAGCGCTGCGTCGGATTATCCGAAGGCCCTTACCCTTTCGACGTCGCGGCGTTCAACCAGGTAATGGGCGTCATCGATCGGCAGAACCGCTCGGCGGCCGACGAATGCCCCGGCACCCCGGCGACCGTCGGTGTGCTGCTGACCATGACCGACGAACTGGCGGGCAGCCGGGCCGTGCACGAGTTGGAGGGGATGGCGGCCGGTCAGCGCAGAGCCAACGGCACCGGATGCCTGCATCCGATGAAGCTCGTCGTCGGCCAGCTCGGTGACTACAACAGCAACGGCGACCCGGTCGGGGTGGCCCGTAAGCTGGCCGGTCGCGACGATGTGGTCGCCGTGGCGGGCATCGGGCTCAGCCACCAGTCCACTGCGGAGGTCGCGGAAGTGCTTGCCGCGGCCAAGATTCCGATGGTCGCGGATGTGGTCACCGCGGAGGGGTTCGATCAAGACGGCTCGCTCGTCGACAACCCCGAATTCCGCAGCTGCGACAAGGACATCTCCTATCCGCGCGGAATCGCGCGGGACTACTTCTACCGCGTCGCGTTCCGAGTGGCCGTGCAGGTCAAGGCGATCGGCGCGGTGGTCACCACCCGGCCGGACTTCATCATGGTGCCGATCGGCGGATCGGACCCCTATACCTGCACCACATTGCCGTTCCTGCAACGCCAGTACGGCGGCAACTTGCTCGAGGTCAAGTTCGACACCACGGAACCGAGCACCGTGCCGCAGACGGCGAAACGCGTGTGCGCCACCGCGAAAGACGTGACCATCGCCTACATCGCGCGCGGCCGCGACCTGGGCAGGCTGCTCTACGCCCTCGACGAGGCTTACGCGAACGGCCAATGCGCGGCGACCTCGGTCACGGTGGTCAGCACCTCCGACGGGAACCGGTTGCGCACCGTCGAGTCGGACCCGGCACTGGAAGATCTGCGGACGAAGGCGCTGGGCTCGGAGACCTTCAAGGACGGCCGAGTGCGGATGCTGTTCACCCTGGTGGCCGGTGCGGACGGACCACAGTCCATCAACCCCCACTGGACGGTGTTCGAGCAGGCATACAAGGATGCGGGCTTCGACCTCGAACACGTCGGCGACGGGTGGGCGGTCAACGCCTACGACGCCGTGACCACCATCGACACGGCCCTGCGCAGCCTGCCCGCCACCATGCCGGTGCAGCGCAGTCAGGTGAACGCGACCATCAGCGGCTTCTCCGCGCCGGATGCGGCGGTTCCAGGCGCGGGCGGTCCGATCATCTTCGACAACAGCGGCAACCGCACCGGGGCCGGTCCCCAGGTCGTCCGGCTGTGCCCGGTCTCTACCTCGGTGGATCGCCCGCCGTACGTGCCGACCGTCGAGGCAAGGCCAGGTGAATCCGTCCCGCAGTGCGTTCGCTGA
- a CDS encoding Acg family FMN-binding oxidoreductase: protein MGSAQPDVDTLEAALAMAVRAPSVHNTQPWRWRITDRAIHLYADPARHLVATDPHQRGLVLSCGAALHHLRVALAVLGWSATVEHLPNPADPDHLAAVEFAPHEPTPTDFELSAALMHRQSDRRRFSPWQVPSGYIRTIATRAAHCGAVVRHVPDTLRARLARPARAAVDQHAEDAEYQIELAAWSGRHGTSDGVPAVNSPRPRHQDEIPVRTFTDPELVDRTEHPDGAEWMVVCTAADDRLSRLRAGEALSALLLTATHLGLSSCLQTEPLGLPELRADIRSQLLHDCAYPQAMVRIGWVPTNAAPLPHTPRRPIEEIIDR, encoded by the coding sequence ATGGGCTCCGCACAGCCGGACGTCGACACTCTCGAGGCCGCCCTCGCGATGGCGGTTCGCGCACCATCGGTGCACAACACACAACCGTGGCGGTGGCGGATCACGGATCGGGCGATCCATCTCTATGCCGACCCGGCCAGGCACTTGGTCGCGACGGACCCGCACCAGCGCGGCCTCGTCCTGAGTTGTGGTGCGGCACTACATCATCTGCGGGTGGCACTGGCGGTGCTCGGCTGGTCCGCCACCGTTGAACACCTGCCGAATCCGGCCGACCCGGATCACCTCGCTGCCGTCGAATTCGCACCGCACGAGCCGACACCGACCGATTTCGAGCTCAGCGCGGCCCTCATGCACCGCCAGTCCGACCGCAGGCGCTTCAGCCCCTGGCAGGTTCCATCGGGATACATCCGGACGATCGCCACGCGCGCAGCGCACTGTGGCGCCGTGGTGCGCCATGTCCCTGACACCTTGCGCGCCAGGCTGGCGCGACCGGCCCGTGCGGCGGTGGACCAGCACGCCGAGGACGCCGAGTACCAGATCGAACTCGCTGCGTGGAGTGGGCGGCACGGCACGTCCGATGGGGTGCCCGCCGTGAACAGCCCCCGACCGCGGCACCAGGACGAGATCCCGGTGCGGACCTTTACCGATCCCGAACTGGTCGACCGCACCGAACATCCGGACGGCGCGGAATGGATGGTGGTCTGCACCGCCGCGGACGACCGGCTGTCCCGACTGCGTGCGGGTGAGGCACTCAGCGCGCTGCTGCTGACAGCGACCCACCTGGGCCTGTCCAGCTGTTTACAAACCGAACCACTCGGTCTGCCCGAGTTGCGTGCGGATATTCGGTCCCAGCTGCTGCACGATTGCGCCTATCCGCAGGCCATGGTCCGCATCGGCTGGGTGCCGACGAACGCGGCGCCGCTGCCACACACCCCGCGGCGGCCGATCGAGGAGATCATCGACCGGTAG
- a CDS encoding response regulator transcription factor: protein MTRVFLVDDHEIVRVGIRDLIDGESDLQVVGEAATCAQARRRVPPLRPDVAVLDVRLPDGSGVELCRDLLAATPRLRCLMLTSFVDEQSMIGAVLAGASAFLVKDIRGPELIDAIRAVGEGQSLLDERAAAALMAKLRTQTTGEHGPLAALTDRERTVLAMLGEGLTNRQIAHRMFLSEKTVKNYVSQLLAKLDVEGRTQAAVLAAKLGLPGPAEE from the coding sequence ATGACGCGGGTGTTCCTGGTGGACGACCACGAGATCGTCCGGGTCGGGATACGCGACCTCATCGACGGCGAGTCCGACCTCCAAGTGGTGGGGGAAGCGGCCACCTGCGCGCAGGCGCGGCGCCGGGTGCCGCCGCTGCGACCGGACGTGGCGGTGCTCGATGTCCGGCTGCCCGATGGCAGCGGCGTCGAGCTGTGCCGGGATCTGCTGGCGGCGACCCCGCGATTGCGCTGCCTGATGCTGACCTCGTTTGTCGATGAGCAGTCGATGATCGGCGCGGTCCTGGCCGGTGCCAGCGCGTTCCTCGTCAAGGACATTCGTGGTCCCGAACTGATCGACGCCATTCGCGCGGTCGGTGAGGGGCAGTCACTGCTCGACGAGCGTGCCGCGGCCGCGCTGATGGCGAAGCTGCGCACGCAGACCACCGGCGAGCACGGCCCGCTGGCGGCGTTGACCGACCGGGAACGCACGGTGCTCGCGATGCTGGGCGAAGGGCTGACGAACCGGCAGATCGCGCACCGGATGTTCCTGTCCGAGAAGACCGTGAAGAACTACGTCTCACAGCTGCTGGCCAAACTCGACGTCGAAGGACGCACCCAGGCCGCGGTGCTCGCCGCCAAGCTCGGCTTGCCGGGACCTGCCGAGGAGTGA
- a CDS encoding lipase family protein, producing the protein MSADPVAGVSVPAVEPRSTYPLLPEVDPFYQPPPDLPHLPPGAVVRTRAVELALFGIVPQQISAWQLLYRTCDLDLVPEVAVTTVLLPFGADPAEPRSLVSFQCAIDAVASKCLPSYALRRGARAAGSIPQLELPLIASALARGWAVSVPDHEGTAGRFGVAREPGYRALDAVRASLAFAPLGLTASTPVALWGYSGGGLATAWAAELAAEYAPELDIVGAVAASPVGDPAAAFLRLNGSLFAGFAAVFTAGLRRAYPDLDRLLRTHLDARYLGWLAETEATTTFPLLYRFARRNIDQHCRGGLAALLAAPELQRVLADIQPGGRAPAMPLLVLQGVYDEVIAVADVDAQVARYTMAGANVRYLRDRLSTHLLLQYTALPVMVDWLADRFAHRELPPATTETSWSLACARGALAGHLDFARLLARMLFGRPIRAVRQRPGAHP; encoded by the coding sequence ATGAGTGCCGATCCCGTCGCGGGCGTCTCGGTTCCCGCAGTCGAACCGCGCTCCACCTATCCGCTACTACCCGAAGTGGATCCGTTCTACCAGCCGCCGCCCGACCTTCCGCACCTGCCACCCGGTGCCGTCGTCCGTACGCGGGCGGTCGAGCTGGCCTTGTTCGGGATTGTTCCGCAACAGATTTCGGCATGGCAGTTGCTCTACCGGACCTGCGATCTCGACCTCGTCCCCGAGGTGGCGGTCACCACCGTGCTGTTGCCGTTCGGCGCCGACCCGGCCGAACCGCGCTCGCTGGTTTCGTTCCAGTGCGCGATCGACGCGGTCGCCTCGAAATGCCTTCCCTCCTATGCGCTCCGGCGCGGCGCACGGGCGGCGGGTTCGATTCCGCAACTGGAGCTGCCGCTCATCGCCAGCGCGCTGGCCCGCGGTTGGGCGGTGTCGGTGCCCGACCACGAGGGCACCGCCGGTCGGTTCGGTGTGGCGCGCGAACCCGGCTACCGGGCGCTGGACGCCGTCCGCGCGAGCCTGGCGTTCGCGCCGCTCGGCCTCACCGCGAGCACACCGGTTGCGCTGTGGGGTTATTCGGGTGGCGGGCTGGCCACCGCGTGGGCCGCGGAGCTGGCCGCCGAATACGCCCCGGAACTCGACATCGTCGGCGCCGTCGCCGCCTCGCCGGTCGGTGATCCGGCCGCTGCCTTCCTTCGGCTCAACGGCTCGCTGTTCGCCGGTTTCGCCGCGGTCTTCACCGCGGGCCTGCGCCGCGCCTACCCCGACCTGGACCGGCTGCTGCGCACCCACCTGGACGCGCGGTACCTCGGCTGGCTCGCGGAAACGGAGGCGACAACGACGTTCCCCCTGCTGTACCGCTTCGCCCGCCGCAATATCGACCAGCACTGCCGCGGTGGCCTCGCGGCGCTGCTGGCCGCACCGGAACTGCAGCGGGTCCTGGCCGATATCCAGCCCGGCGGGCGCGCCCCGGCCATGCCGCTGCTTGTTCTGCAGGGCGTGTACGACGAGGTGATCGCGGTCGCCGACGTCGACGCACAGGTTGCCCGCTACACCATGGCGGGCGCCAACGTCCGGTACCTGCGCGACCGGCTCAGCACCCATCTCCTCTTGCAGTACACCGCCCTCCCGGTGATGGTCGACTGGCTTGCCGATCGCTTCGCCCACCGGGAGCTGCCGCCCGCCACCACCGAGACCTCCTGGTCGCTCGCCTGCGCTCGCGGAGCCTTGGCAGGCCACCTGGACTTCGCCCGCCTGCTCGCTCGAATGCTCTTCGGGCGCCCGATTCGGGCGGTCCGCCAACGCCCGGGTGCGCATCCGTGA
- a CDS encoding esterase/lipase family protein: MAARAQNAKRTVFGAVVIAGLTMASVLGSGAASGSPRIDPAEQALADSISIGLTPAADGRQPRAVVDSGSSSALSRATDAHGEGPEVSAYLAAFAYGLTHPDAAPPGANRWDCAPTAEHPRPVVLLHGTWLNAYDSFAYLSPRLTRAGFCVFAFNFGRSGLLEGGGLGPILPGRYGVGRMEDSARQLSEFVDRVRTATGAEEVDIVAHSQGGTVANQYLKFDGGAGKVRKLVSYGATHHGTTLLGIATLGRLINNLGVDILGFYEPIVGFANIQQAVGSPFYATLNAQGDTVSGVEYTSVGSRLDQVMNPYDWSFLRPGPGATVHNITLQEGCEQDLSDHLTIMYSPRSASIALHALDPVAYPNLECTFNPWLIGGSGSL; the protein is encoded by the coding sequence ATGGCTGCAAGGGCGCAAAACGCGAAGCGCACCGTCTTCGGTGCCGTAGTGATCGCCGGGTTGACGATGGCGTCTGTCCTCGGTTCCGGTGCGGCGAGCGGTAGTCCACGCATCGACCCCGCCGAACAGGCGCTCGCGGACTCCATCAGCATTGGACTGACCCCGGCCGCAGATGGTCGGCAGCCAAGGGCCGTAGTGGATTCCGGCAGCAGCTCGGCCCTGAGCCGCGCGACCGATGCGCACGGTGAAGGACCGGAAGTGTCGGCGTATCTGGCGGCGTTCGCCTACGGCTTGACCCATCCCGACGCGGCCCCACCGGGCGCGAACCGCTGGGACTGCGCCCCGACCGCCGAACATCCACGGCCGGTGGTGCTGCTGCACGGTACCTGGCTGAACGCTTACGACAGCTTCGCTTATCTCTCGCCCCGCCTCACACGCGCCGGATTCTGCGTGTTCGCCTTCAATTTCGGCCGCTCCGGCCTACTGGAGGGCGGCGGTCTCGGGCCGATCCTGCCCGGCCGCTACGGCGTCGGCCGGATGGAGGATTCCGCGCGGCAGCTGAGTGAGTTCGTCGACCGGGTGCGCACGGCGACCGGCGCCGAGGAGGTGGACATCGTCGCGCATTCGCAGGGCGGCACGGTGGCGAACCAATATCTGAAGTTCGACGGCGGCGCGGGAAAGGTGCGCAAGCTCGTCTCCTACGGCGCCACCCATCACGGCACCACGCTGCTCGGTATCGCGACGCTGGGCCGGCTGATCAACAATCTCGGCGTCGACATCCTCGGCTTCTACGAACCCATCGTCGGCTTCGCCAATATCCAGCAGGCCGTCGGCTCGCCGTTCTACGCCACGCTGAACGCACAGGGGGACACCGTTTCCGGCGTCGAATACACCTCCGTCGGCTCCCGGCTCGACCAGGTGATGAACCCCTACGACTGGTCGTTCCTGCGGCCGGGCCCCGGTGCCACGGTGCACAACATCACCCTGCAGGAGGGGTGCGAGCAAGACCTCTCCGACCACCTCACCATCATGTATTCGCCGCGGTCGGCGTCCATCGCGCTGCACGCGCTCGATCCGGTCGCGTATCCGAACCTCGAATGCACGTTCAACCCGTGGTTGATCGGCGGCAGCGGCAGCCTCTAG